The following proteins are co-located in the Anaerolineae bacterium genome:
- a CDS encoding 4'-phosphopantetheinyl transferase superfamily protein, which translates to MPIYVGVDIVEIARVQRALARFGERFLERVYTEEERRRYA; encoded by the coding sequence ATGCCCATCTACGTCGGGGTGGACATCGTGGAAATCGCTCGCGTCCAGCGCGCTCTGGCGCGCTTCGGTGAGCGATTTCTGGAGAGGGTGTACACGGAAGAGGAGCGCCGGCGCTATGCC
- a CDS encoding UDP-glucose/GDP-mannose dehydrogenase family protein, whose product MRYISVIGVGYVGLVTGTCFADMGNDVTCIDINEEKIAKLQAGQIPIYEPGLEEMVRRNIEAGRLHFTTSYAEGLKNAEFVFIAVGTPSGVDGEADLKYVRAAAESIAEVMDHPMIIINKSTVPVGTGDWVADIIRKARKNDVEFWVVSNPEFLREGSAVNDFLHPDRVVLGSLHPEAANQVAQLYLPLRAPIMITDLRTAEMIKYASNAYLANRISFINEIANICEALGADVKEVAAGMGYDKRIGRDFLDAGVGYGGSCFPKDVKALAHMAAIHGCHPQLLRAVMEINQDQRRLLVRKVRDLLGGLHDKVIGVLGLSFKPNTDDIREAPAIEIIRLMQSEGAIVRAYDPVAMENARKELGDGVTFCKNPYELAEGCDALVLVTEWNEFRHLDLARIARSMRRPVFVDGRNMYEPAEMQRLGFIYRGVGRGYGPNAVNNPGSCG is encoded by the coding sequence ATGCGGTATATCTCGGTCATTGGTGTGGGCTATGTGGGATTGGTGACCGGCACCTGTTTCGCCGACATGGGCAACGATGTGACCTGTATTGACATCAACGAGGAGAAGATCGCCAAACTGCAGGCCGGCCAGATTCCTATCTATGAGCCAGGGCTGGAGGAGATGGTACGGCGCAACATCGAGGCCGGCCGCCTGCACTTCACCACCTCCTACGCCGAGGGCCTCAAAAATGCCGAGTTCGTCTTCATCGCCGTCGGCACCCCCTCCGGCGTGGACGGAGAGGCCGACCTGAAGTACGTGCGGGCCGCCGCCGAATCCATCGCCGAGGTCATGGACCACCCGATGATCATCATCAACAAGTCCACCGTGCCGGTGGGCACCGGCGACTGGGTGGCGGACATTATCCGCAAAGCGCGCAAGAACGACGTGGAATTCTGGGTGGTGTCCAACCCGGAGTTCCTGCGCGAAGGGTCGGCGGTCAATGACTTCCTCCATCCCGACCGGGTGGTGCTGGGATCCCTGCACCCAGAGGCGGCCAACCAGGTGGCCCAGCTCTACCTGCCCCTGCGCGCGCCCATCATGATCACCGACCTGCGCACCGCCGAGATGATCAAATACGCCTCCAACGCTTACCTTGCCAACCGCATCTCGTTCATCAACGAGATCGCCAACATCTGCGAGGCGCTGGGAGCGGACGTGAAAGAGGTGGCCGCCGGCATGGGCTATGACAAGCGCATCGGCCGCGATTTCCTGGACGCCGGCGTCGGCTACGGCGGAAGCTGTTTCCCCAAGGATGTCAAGGCGCTGGCCCATATGGCCGCCATCCACGGCTGTCATCCCCAGCTCCTGCGCGCTGTGATGGAGATCAACCAGGATCAGCGCCGGCTGTTGGTGCGCAAAGTGCGCGATCTCCTCGGCGGCCTGCACGACAAAGTCATCGGCGTGCTGGGGCTTTCCTTCAAGCCCAATACCGACGATATCCGCGAGGCGCCGGCCATTGAGATCATCCGCCTCATGCAGAGCGAGGGCGCCATCGTGCGGGCCTATGACCCTGTGGCCATGGAGAACGCCCGCAAAGAGTTGGGCGACGGCGTGACCTTCTGCAAAAACCCTTACGAGCTGGCAGAGGGATGCGACGCGCTGGTACTGGTCACCGAATGGAACGAGTTTCGCCATCTGGACCTGGCGCGCATCGCCCGCTCCATGCGCCGGCCGGTCTTCGTGGACGGCCGCAACATGTACGAGCCGGCGGAGATGCAGAGGCTGGGCTTCATCTACCGCGGCGTCGGGCGGGGCTACGGCCCTAACGCCGTCAATAACCCGGGTTCCTGCGGATGA